Proteins from a single region of Campylobacter sputorum:
- a CDS encoding anaerobic C4-dicarboxylate transporter — protein MDISLILEIIVLLGAIFLGVKLGGIGIGYAGGIGVIILSVGLGLKAGSIPWDVILIIASVISAIGAMQVAGGLDYLVQIAEKILRKNPKYINFLAPTVTYFLTIFAGTGHTAFSMIPVIAEVAKGQNIKPSVPLSIGVVASQIAITASPVSAAVIFMAGDKALGGLGISYPILLAIWIPTTFLGCMVTALIMNLFWNLKLDNDPVYLDRLNKGLVEAPQMEGSYKELPKGAKTSVLIFLVGVIVVVLYASAISPQFALIKDIKLPRDGAIMSIMLTIGALIVMFCKIDIDKIPLQSTFRSGMTACVCVLGVAWLGDTFVSNHTQEIKDFAGNLVRDYPVLLSVALFFASMLLYSQAATAKALIPTVIVALGLNATNNGDAYILVASFAAVSALFVLPTYPTLLGAVQMDDTGTTRIGKFVFNHPFFLPGILAIAFSVAFGFILAPVLL, from the coding sequence ATGGACATTTCACTTATTTTAGAAATTATCGTTTTACTTGGAGCGATATTTTTAGGCGTTAAACTAGGCGGTATAGGTATAGGTTATGCTGGCGGAATTGGCGTTATAATTTTATCAGTTGGTCTTGGGTTAAAAGCTGGAAGTATTCCTTGGGATGTTATTTTAATCATAGCTTCTGTTATATCAGCAATTGGTGCTATGCAAGTTGCTGGCGGACTTGATTATTTGGTTCAAATAGCTGAGAAAATACTTCGTAAAAATCCAAAATATATAAATTTCTTAGCACCAACAGTTACATACTTTTTGACAATATTTGCAGGAACTGGACACACTGCTTTTTCAATGATACCAGTTATTGCTGAAGTTGCAAAAGGTCAAAATATAAAACCATCAGTTCCACTTAGCATTGGTGTTGTAGCTTCTCAAATTGCCATCACTGCAAGTCCAGTATCTGCTGCTGTTATATTTATGGCCGGAGATAAAGCACTTGGGGGACTAGGAATTTCATATCCTATTTTACTTGCAATTTGGATTCCTACAACATTTTTAGGTTGTATGGTAACTGCACTTATAATGAACTTATTTTGGAATTTAAAACTTGATAACGACCCAGTTTATCTTGATAGACTAAATAAAGGCTTAGTAGAAGCTCCTCAAATGGAGGGAAGCTACAAAGAACTTCCAAAAGGTGCAAAAACATCTGTTCTTATTTTCTTAGTCGGTGTTATTGTGGTTGTGCTTTATGCTTCAGCTATTAGCCCACAATTTGCATTAATCAAAGATATTAAACTTCCTAGAGATGGTGCTATTATGAGCATAATGCTAACAATTGGTGCTTTAATTGTTATGTTTTGCAAAATTGACATTGACAAAATTCCACTCCAAAGCACATTTAGAAGCGGTATGACTGCTTGCGTTTGTGTTTTAGGTGTTGCTTGGCTTGGAGATACTTTTGTTTCAAATCACACACAAGAAATTAAGGATTTTGCTGGAAATTTAGTTAGAGATTATCCAGTTTTATTATCAGTAGCACTATTTTTTGCTAGCATGCTTTTATATTCTCAAGCAGCAACTGCAAAAGCGTTAATCCCAACTGTTATTGTTGCTCTTGGGCTTAATGCTACAAATAACGGTGATGCTTACATATTGGTAGCTTCATTTGCTGCTGTTTCGGCTTTATTTGTTTTACCAACCTATCCTACTTTATTAGGTGCTGTTCAAATGGACGATACAGGAACAACAAGGATTGGAAAATTTGTATTTAACCACCCTTTCTTTTTACCTGGTATTTTAGCCATTGCATTTTCTGTTGCATTTGGTTTTATACTAGCACCTGTTTTACTTTAA
- a CDS encoding aspartate/glutamate racemase family protein: protein MKRIGIIGGMGPLATIDIFEKIVKLTNANKDQDNIPIVIDNYPQIPDRTAYILDNKENPYPYLKESALRLKQAGCEAICMACNTAHFFAQKLVDETGVNLIHIAKNAVNAIKVKFPNAKKIAVIATTGTTKAKIYEDNLISSGYECVKISDENMQNIMDCIYKGVKANKTDEYVDIFNNTIDNIQADVYIAACTEIPLLLPYCNKKDLFIDATLELAKTMVKFSLGK, encoded by the coding sequence ATGAAAAGAATTGGTATTATTGGCGGTATGGGTCCGCTTGCAACTATAGATATTTTTGAAAAAATAGTCAAATTAACAAATGCCAACAAAGATCAAGACAACATTCCTATAGTTATAGATAATTATCCTCAAATTCCAGATAGAACCGCTTATATACTTGATAATAAAGAAAATCCATATCCATATCTAAAAGAAAGTGCATTAAGACTAAAACAAGCAGGATGTGAAGCTATATGTATGGCTTGTAATACAGCTCATTTTTTTGCACAAAAGCTAGTAGATGAAACAGGTGTAAATTTAATACACATAGCAAAAAATGCAGTAAATGCTATAAAAGTTAAATTTCCAAATGCTAAGAAAATAGCGGTTATTGCCACAACAGGCACAACAAAAGCTAAAATTTATGAAGATAATCTAATTTCTTCTGGATATGAATGTGTTAAAATAAGCGATGAAAATATGCAAAATATAATGGATTGTATATACAAAGGCGTAAAAGCAAATAAAACAGATGAGTATGTAGATATTTTTAATAATACAATAGACAATATACAAGCAGATGTTTATATAGCTGCTTGCACCGAAATACCACTACTTTTACCATATTGTAATAAAAAAGATTTATTTATAGATGCGACACTTGAACTTGCTAAAACAATGGTAAAATTTAGCCTAGGAAAATAA
- a CDS encoding methyl-accepting chemotaxis protein: protein MEALQREMSTCVDHANKGITYRNIFQDGFRGLFKKNAIFMKDGIDGITAGIKGKTRGILSEKFEQLGNGNKGIDDIQKDLNLSIKELSNMTNMANNTAKNANETMSDLENLNENVILLTDLINNSTQEINALANKTNEISTIIELIQDIAEQTNLLSLNAAIESARAGEAGRGFAVVADEVRKLAENTQNAIVEISSNIKELQEKTNGLNENASKIDKIAQNANESVSKFKDTMDKFNIDANKTSKNSRYVEDKILSIIAKISHIVYKVKAYSSVVNESDKLDELQSISNSIKAWYFQDCKDKFGNTKTYVKLQTPIENFISLIDQNLNDAKNGYSDRNINIFVDKFEKVEALNSEIFKLYNQMVEEKTHG from the coding sequence ATGGAAGCTTTGCAAAGAGAAATGTCAACATGTGTAGATCACGCAAATAAGGGCATAACATATAGAAATATTTTTCAAGATGGATTTAGAGGACTTTTTAAGAAAAATGCCATTTTTATGAAAGATGGAATTGATGGAATTACTGCTGGTATAAAAGGTAAAACTAGGGGCATTTTATCTGAAAAATTTGAGCAACTTGGTAATGGAAATAAGGGAATTGATGATATTCAAAAGGATTTAAATTTAAGTATAAAAGAGCTTTCAAATATGACAAATATGGCAAATAATACTGCAAAAAATGCAAATGAAACTATGAGTGATTTAGAAAACTTAAATGAAAATGTTATATTGCTTACAGATCTTATCAACAATTCAACCCAAGAAATAAATGCATTAGCAAATAAAACAAATGAAATTTCAACTATTATAGAGTTGATACAAGATATCGCAGAACAAACAAATTTACTATCTTTAAATGCTGCCATTGAATCCGCAAGGGCAGGCGAAGCTGGTAGAGGATTTGCTGTGGTTGCTGATGAGGTTAGAAAATTAGCTGAAAATACTCAAAATGCTATAGTTGAGATTAGTTCTAATATAAAAGAGTTGCAAGAAAAGACGAATGGTTTAAATGAAAATGCTTCTAAGATAGATAAAATAGCACAAAATGCTAATGAAAGTGTTAGTAAATTTAAAGACACTATGGATAAATTTAATATAGATGCTAACAAAACATCAAAAAATTCAAGATATGTCGAAGATAAAATTCTTAGTATAATAGCAAAAATTTCTCACATAGTTTATAAGGTGAAGGCGTATTCTAGTGTGGTAAACGAATCAGATAAATTAGATGAATTACAAAGCATTTCTAATAGTATAAAAGCGTGGTATTTCCAAGATTGTAAAGATAAATTTGGTAATACTAAAACTTATGTAAAACTGCAAACTCCTATAGAAAATTTTATCTCTTTGATAGATCAAAATTTAAATGATGCTAAAAATGGATATAGTGATAGAAATATAAATATATTTGTAGATAAATTTGAAAAAGTTGAAGCTCTAAATAGTGAAATATTTAAACTTTATAATCAAATGGTAGAAGAAAAAACCCATGGTTAA
- the pepT gene encoding peptidase T, whose translation MDIIERFLNYTKINTTTNRANGADGIMPSNPSELELAKFIKSELEGFGIKDIRLDEKSILIAKIPTNSKKSLPSIAFFAHLDTSAEQSGDTKAKIVRNYSGGDIALNKNISLKVNENPELKNYIGDDIITTDGTSLLGADDKAAIAAIVDMAEYFCLNQDIEHGEIVICFLPDEEQGLRGAKALDVKDIGADFGYCLDCCEIGEFIYENWNAGDCEIEFIGASAHPMNAKGKLINSLLMAHKFISLLPSGEAPEYTENKEGYFWVKELSGNSAKTILKIDIREFDEVKYHQRMQFLQTMADYFNKIYDNRVKITLNDRYKNVFNYLSLDHMAINLPLQAFKNLGISPKIKPMRGGYDGAVISQKGIATPNLFTGGHNFHSIYEYIPVNSLKMASEVIKEIVRLAANR comes from the coding sequence TTGGATATTATAGAGAGATTTTTAAATTATACAAAGATCAATACCACTACAAATAGAGCAAATGGTGCAGATGGCATAATGCCATCTAATCCTAGTGAATTAGAACTTGCTAAGTTTATAAAAAGCGAATTAGAAGGTTTTGGTATAAAAGATATTAGATTAGATGAAAAATCCATTTTGATAGCGAAAATCCCAACAAATTCTAAAAAATCTCTGCCAAGTATCGCATTTTTTGCTCATCTTGATACTAGCGCGGAACAAAGTGGAGATACAAAAGCTAAAATAGTCCGTAATTACAGCGGTGGAGATATAGCTTTAAACAAAAATATAAGTTTAAAGGTAAATGAGAATCCAGAACTAAAAAATTATATTGGTGATGATATCATAACAACTGATGGAACTAGCTTACTTGGAGCTGATGATAAGGCCGCAATTGCGGCTATTGTGGATATGGCTGAGTATTTTTGTTTAAATCAAGATATAGAGCATGGAGAGATAGTAATATGCTTTTTGCCAGATGAAGAGCAGGGTTTAAGAGGTGCAAAAGCTCTTGATGTAAAAGATATCGGTGCTGATTTTGGTTATTGTTTGGATTGTTGCGAAATAGGCGAGTTTATATATGAAAATTGGAATGCTGGAGATTGTGAGATAGAATTTATAGGTGCTTCAGCTCACCCTATGAACGCAAAGGGTAAGCTTATAAACTCTCTTTTGATGGCTCATAAGTTTATTTCGCTTTTGCCAAGTGGCGAAGCACCAGAATATACAGAAAACAAAGAAGGGTATTTTTGGGTAAAAGAGTTAAGTGGGAATAGTGCCAAAACCATATTAAAAATAGATATTAGAGAATTTGATGAAGTTAAGTATCATCAAAGAATGCAATTTTTGCAAACTATGGCTGATTATTTTAACAAAATTTATGACAATAGAGTAAAAATTACTTTAAATGATAGATATAAAAATGTTTTTAATTATTTAAGCTTAGATCATATGGCTATAAATTTGCCGCTTCAAGCTTTTAAAAATTTAGGAATATCGCCAAAGATAAAGCCTATGCGTGGCGGATATGATGGTGCTGTAATTTCTCAAAAAGGAATTGCTACTCCAAATTTATTTACAGGTGGACATAATTTTCACTCTATTTATGAATACATTCCTGTAAATTCTCTAAAAATGGCTAGTGAAGTTATAAAAGAAATTGTAAGGTTAGCTGCTAATAGATAA
- the dcuC gene encoding C4-dicarboxylate transporter DcuC, translating to METLRLFLSLVGIFAVVFLLIKKHDTKTVLIGVGLILCVICLQPMSAFAAFTKSMTNANLIKAICASMGFAYVMKVTKCDQHLVALLTKPIKNLGFFLIPLTTILTYFINIAIPSAAGCSAAVGATLIPLLMASGVRPSMAAASVLAGTFGSVLSPGASHNIYVTDLVVKSGNAAYTVQDVIKVQMPNAFVSLVIVAICISIMAIILKDYDKTKDYTIKANAKDEGVIKSNVIYALMPIIPLAILVIGGTGLSDTQFLKWTKMGVAEAMILGAIISIFATWTDPQKITKEFFNGMGSAYAEIMGIIIAASVFVAGLTACGAIEWVIEFLKSEQTYVKFGGTFIPFIMGIVTGSGDAATMAFNAAITVHAADLGFAQDKLGMAAEIAGSLGRSASPIAGACIVCAGIAMANPVELAKRTFLGMFISTVVIAFFIL from the coding sequence ATGGAAACATTAAGACTATTTTTGTCGCTTGTTGGTATATTTGCAGTTGTTTTTTTGCTTATTAAAAAACACGACACAAAAACTGTTTTAATAGGTGTTGGATTAATACTTTGTGTGATTTGTTTGCAGCCAATGAGTGCATTTGCAGCTTTTACAAAGTCAATGACAAATGCAAATTTGATAAAGGCAATATGTGCTAGTATGGGTTTTGCTTATGTTATGAAAGTTACAAAATGTGATCAACATTTAGTGGCTCTTCTTACAAAACCTATAAAAAATTTAGGATTTTTTTTAATTCCATTGACCACAATTTTGACATATTTTATAAATATTGCCATTCCATCAGCTGCTGGGTGTTCTGCTGCTGTTGGTGCAACTTTGATACCTCTTTTGATGGCATCAGGTGTTCGCCCTTCTATGGCTGCAGCTTCTGTGCTTGCTGGAACTTTTGGTTCAGTTTTAAGTCCAGGTGCATCACATAATATTTATGTAACTGATTTAGTTGTAAAGTCTGGAAATGCAGCTTACACCGTTCAAGATGTTATAAAAGTTCAGATGCCAAATGCTTTTGTTTCTCTTGTAATAGTTGCTATTTGTATTTCTATAATGGCGATAATTTTAAAAGATTATGATAAAACCAAAGATTATACAATCAAGGCTAATGCTAAAGATGAAGGAGTTATTAAATCAAATGTTATTTATGCATTGATGCCTATAATTCCACTTGCTATTTTGGTAATTGGTGGAACAGGCTTAAGTGATACTCAGTTTTTGAAATGGACAAAGATGGGTGTTGCTGAGGCAATGATTTTGGGTGCTATTATATCTATTTTTGCCACATGGACAGATCCACAAAAAATCACTAAAGAGTTTTTTAATGGTATGGGAAGTGCGTATGCTGAGATAATGGGTATTATCATAGCTGCTAGTGTTTTTGTTGCTGGACTTACAGCTTGTGGAGCAATAGAGTGGGTTATAGAGTTTTTGAAAAGCGAACAAACTTATGTTAAATTTGGTGGAACTTTTATACCATTTATAATGGGAATTGTTACTGGCTCAGGCGATGCTGCAACAATGGCATTTAACGCTGCCATTACAGTTCATGCAGCTGATCTTGGTTTTGCACAAGATAAACTTGGAATGGCTGCTGAGATCGCAGGAAGTCTTGGAAGAAGTGCTTCTCCGATAGCTGGTGCTTGTATAGTTTGTGCAGGAATTGCAATGGCAAATCCAGTTGAGCTTGCAAAAAGAACATTTTTGGGAATGTTTATTTCAACAGTTGTAATAGCATTTTTTATACTCTAA
- the pepE gene encoding dipeptidase PepE: MKRALLFSASSYKDTGYLRHCKNPIKDFLGDDYKDEILFIPYAGVRRTNDEYEQKVIDRLKTKNIKSIHHYEDKKAAIRGAKTIAVGGGNTFMLMSELYKFDLLDEIRDAVENGANYFGWSAGANIAGKTMMTTNDMPIIMPKSFDTLGIFPYQINPHFISGKISGHNGESREERLEEFLIANPNETIYALPEGTWLEINNDECKICGLVDEIYKFEYKKDIQTLKIGDKFKI, from the coding sequence ATGAAAAGAGCTTTGCTTTTTAGTGCTTCAAGTTATAAGGATACTGGCTATTTAAGGCATTGTAAAAATCCTATAAAAGATTTTTTAGGAGATGATTATAAAGATGAGATACTCTTTATACCTTATGCTGGAGTTAGAAGAACAAATGATGAGTATGAGCAAAAAGTTATTGATAGACTAAAAACTAAAAATATTAAATCTATTCATCACTATGAGGATAAAAAAGCAGCCATAAGAGGAGCTAAAACTATCGCAGTTGGTGGCGGTAATACTTTTATGCTTATGAGCGAGCTTTATAAATTTGATTTACTTGATGAGATAAGAGACGCTGTGGAAAATGGGGCAAATTATTTTGGTTGGAGTGCTGGTGCAAATATAGCGGGAAAAACAATGATGACAACAAATGATATGCCTATAATTATGCCAAAAAGCTTTGATACACTAGGAATTTTTCCTTATCAGATAAATCCGCATTTCATAAGTGGCAAAATTTCAGGACACAATGGAGAAAGTAGAGAAGAGAGATTAGAAGAGTTTTTGATAGCAAATCCTAATGAGACAATTTATGCTTTACCAGAAGGAACTTGGCTTGAGATAAATAATGATGAGTGTAAAATTTGTGGTTTAGTAGATGAAATTTATAAATTTGAATATAAAAAAGATATTCAAACTTTAAAAATTGGTGATAAATTTAAAATTTAA
- a CDS encoding amidohydrolase — protein sequence MDKIANMVLSLKDEMIKTRRFFHSHPETGFFTFFTTAVIADKLSKLGYKLKMGREVVKPDARQGLGTKEACEEAIKRAKSLLNDEEAKYLDVMEDGLTGLVAEIDTGRSGKLVAFRFDIDGVDVTESNDENHRPFKEGFCSDIKGITHACGHDSHITMGLTLAKLIADNLDDFNGKFRFIFQTAEEGTRGAVAMEKAGVCDDIDFLLGAHMGFQADKIGSIICGSNKLLATTKFDVTINGVSAHAAGAPQDGKNALLAASQMALNMHGITRHSGGVTRVNVGVLRAGEGRNVIAPNGYLACETRGETTELNEFMFERCKDIIKGVSEIYGVSSDIKITGGTAGGDTDKEVSQMIYELAKTSPFITAEIIKEKDFGACEDFAHFMHTVQKNGGKSGYMMIGTELKAGHHNSKFDINEDSMLAGVDMFLRASYKLNSK from the coding sequence ATGGATAAGATTGCAAATATGGTTTTAAGCTTAAAAGATGAAATGATTAAAACTCGTAGATTTTTTCACTCACATCCAGAAACTGGTTTTTTTACATTTTTTACGACAGCTGTTATTGCTGATAAATTAAGCAAACTTGGATATAAATTAAAAATGGGTAGAGAAGTTGTAAAGCCTGATGCTAGACAAGGTCTTGGCACAAAAGAGGCATGTGAAGAAGCTATAAAAAGAGCAAAAAGTTTACTAAATGATGAAGAGGCAAAATATCTTGATGTTATGGAAGATGGATTAACTGGTTTAGTAGCTGAGATTGACACTGGTAGAAGTGGAAAACTTGTCGCATTTAGATTTGATATAGATGGTGTTGATGTTACTGAAAGTAACGATGAAAATCATAGACCATTTAAAGAGGGTTTTTGTTCTGATATAAAAGGAATTACACATGCTTGCGGGCATGATTCTCACATTACTATGGGGCTAACTTTAGCAAAATTAATAGCTGATAATTTAGATGATTTTAATGGCAAATTTAGGTTTATTTTCCAAACAGCAGAAGAGGGCACAAGAGGAGCTGTAGCTATGGAAAAAGCTGGTGTTTGTGATGACATAGATTTCTTACTTGGTGCTCATATGGGATTTCAAGCCGATAAAATAGGATCAATAATTTGTGGAAGCAATAAACTTCTAGCTACAACTAAATTTGATGTAACGATAAATGGAGTTTCTGCTCACGCAGCAGGAGCACCTCAAGATGGTAAAAACGCTCTTCTTGCAGCTTCCCAGATGGCTCTTAATATGCATGGTATTACTCGTCATTCAGGCGGTGTAACTCGTGTAAATGTTGGTGTTTTGCGTGCAGGAGAGGGTAGAAATGTAATAGCACCAAATGGGTATCTAGCTTGTGAAACAAGAGGCGAAACAACTGAACTTAATGAATTTATGTTTGAAAGATGTAAAGATATCATAAAAGGTGTAAGTGAAATTTATGGAGTTAGTAGTGATATAAAAATCACAGGCGGCACAGCAGGTGGCGATACGGATAAAGAAGTAAGTCAGATGATTTATGAACTTGCTAAAACTTCACCTTTTATCACCGCAGAGATTATAAAAGAAAAAGACTTTGGTGCCTGTGAAGATTTTGCTCATTTTATGCATACTGTTCAAAAAAATGGCGGAAAAAGCGGATATATGATGATAGGAACAGAACTTAAAGCTGGACATCACAACTCTAAATTTGACATAAACGAAGATTCAATGCTTGCTGGAGTTGATATGTTTTTAAGAGCTAGTTATAAGTTAAATTCAAAATAA
- a CDS encoding type II asparaginase: MRKFLLILLLCVGVFAKPNVYILATGGTIAGVAKSNTDKEYKAGTIGVEQLISAVPEMKNLANVKGEQFINIPSTNMNPEIWLNLSKRVNTLLSRDDVDGIVITHGTDTMEETAYFLNLTIKSKKPVVLVGAMRPATAMSADGVLNLYNAVGVASDKNSFARGVMVVMNNEIHQARDVTKTNTSDVATFKSLNFGKIGSVNYAKVEFTSEFNKKHTINSDFDIMKLDKLPQVDIIYAYAGDSDKFIKTAIDSGSKGIILAGMGNGNPSKIVWDALAKASKNAIAVVRSSRVGSGSTSQNSVIDDKKFNFITADNLNPQKARVLLMLALSKTQNTDEIQKIFDTH, from the coding sequence ATGCGCAAATTTCTACTTATTTTACTATTGTGCGTTGGTGTTTTTGCAAAACCGAATGTCTATATACTAGCAACTGGTGGCACTATAGCAGGAGTTGCTAAAAGCAATACCGACAAAGAATACAAAGCCGGAACCATAGGCGTAGAACAGCTAATAAGTGCCGTTCCTGAAATGAAAAATTTAGCAAATGTAAAAGGCGAACAATTTATAAACATACCATCTACAAATATGAACCCAGAAATTTGGCTAAATCTTTCAAAAAGAGTAAATACATTGCTAAGTAGAGATGATGTTGATGGTATTGTAATAACTCACGGAACAGATACTATGGAAGAAACAGCGTATTTTTTAAACTTAACAATCAAAAGTAAAAAACCAGTTGTATTAGTTGGTGCCATGAGACCAGCAACAGCCATGAGTGCTGATGGGGTTTTAAATTTATACAATGCTGTTGGTGTTGCAAGTGATAAAAATAGTTTTGCAAGAGGAGTTATGGTTGTTATGAATAATGAAATTCACCAAGCTAGAGATGTTACCAAAACAAATACAAGCGATGTTGCAACTTTTAAATCTCTGAATTTTGGTAAAATAGGCTCAGTTAATTACGCAAAAGTAGAATTTACTAGCGAATTTAACAAAAAACATACAATAAATTCAGATTTTGACATTATGAAACTAGATAAACTACCACAAGTCGATATCATCTATGCTTATGCAGGAGATAGTGATAAATTTATAAAAACTGCAATTGATAGCGGATCAAAGGGTATAATTCTTGCTGGTATGGGAAATGGAAATCCATCAAAAATAGTTTGGGATGCTTTAGCTAAAGCTAGCAAAAACGCAATAGCAGTCGTAAGAAGCTCAAGGGTTGGAAGTGGTTCAACTAGCCAAAACTCAGTAATTGATGATAAAAAATTTAACTTTATTACAGCTGATAACCTTAATCCGCAAAAAGCAAGGGTATTGCTAATGCTAGCATTAAGCAAAACTCAAAACACAGATGAAATTCAAAAAATTTTTGATACTCATTAA
- a CDS encoding Fic family protein — MQYFDIYFVEKIHNSIIDEIGGIKGYNKQSIGYLISALNQIQNDDFYPNFIDKITHLIFACVKFHPFLDGNKRTAIHISRYFAK; from the coding sequence ATGCAATATTTTGACATTTATTTTGTAGAAAAAATTCATAATTCAATCATTGATGAAATTGGTGGAATAAAAGGATACAACAAACAAAGCATTGGTTATTTGATTTCAGCATTAAATCAAATTCAAAATGATGATTTTTATCCAAATTTTATAGACAAAATTACACATTTAATTTTTGCTTGTGTAAAATTTCATCCATTTTTAGATGGAAATAAAAGAACAGCAATTCATATAAGTAGGTATTTTGCTAAATAA
- a CDS encoding M20 family metallo-hydrolase codes for MINEKRFKENFDEISKFGALDGGGLTRLAFSNEDKNAREFLINLMKNAGLKVRIDTVGNIFAKFDNVIDPNLPAVSVGSHIDSVPKGGFYDGTLGVMAGLEAIMSIKESGIKIKRPLELIVFVCEESSRFKMATIGSKIVSGKLSLDRVKELKDDNEISVFQAMKNFGLMPENLQKSILKDNTYKSYIELHIEQGRVLEQKGFSVGIVTGIAAPIRFELNIKARADHSGATPMDMRNDALIAASHIILKAQELAKKEKTAVATVGYIRVIPGALNVVPGEVVMGVDIRDIDELTLDLVNENLRAYIKSLSKELNFSYDIKELAYDKPVKLDDDMINLLYENAKNLEINSLKMPSGAGHDAMHLKGIAKSVGMIFVPCKDGISHNINESINFSDAIKGTKILEKTMLVLASE; via the coding sequence ATGATAAATGAAAAAAGATTTAAAGAGAATTTTGATGAAATTTCTAAATTTGGTGCTTTAGATGGTGGCGGTTTAACTAGACTTGCTTTTAGTAATGAGGATAAAAATGCAAGAGAATTTTTAATAAATTTGATGAAAAATGCTGGATTAAAAGTAAGGATAGATACAGTTGGAAATATTTTTGCTAAATTTGATAATGTTATAGATCCAAATTTACCTGCAGTAAGCGTCGGATCACATATAGATAGTGTTCCAAAGGGTGGATTTTATGATGGAACTTTGGGCGTTATGGCAGGACTTGAGGCTATTATGAGTATAAAAGAAAGTGGCATTAAAATTAAAAGACCACTTGAGCTTATAGTTTTTGTTTGTGAAGAATCGAGTAGATTTAAAATGGCAACAATTGGAAGTAAAATAGTAAGCGGAAAACTTAGTCTTGATAGAGTTAAAGAATTAAAAGATGATAATGAAATTTCAGTTTTTCAAGCTATGAAAAATTTCGGTTTAATGCCTGAAAATTTACAAAAATCTATTTTAAAAGATAACACATATAAAAGTTATATAGAACTTCATATAGAGCAAGGCAGAGTGCTTGAGCAAAAAGGTTTTAGTGTTGGCATAGTTACTGGTATAGCAGCACCGATTCGTTTTGAGCTAAATATAAAAGCAAGAGCCGATCATAGTGGTGCAACACCTATGGATATGAGAAATGATGCTTTAATTGCGGCTAGTCATATCATTTTAAAAGCACAAGAGCTTGCAAAAAAAGAAAAAACAGCAGTAGCGACTGTTGGATATATAAGAGTAATTCCTGGGGCTTTAAATGTAGTTCCAGGAGAAGTTGTAATGGGTGTTGACATTAGAGATATAGATGAATTAACATTAGACTTAGTAAATGAAAATTTAAGAGCTTATATAAAAAGTTTGTCTAAAGAGTTAAATTTTAGTTATGATATCAAAGAATTAGCATATGACAAACCTGTAAAACTTGATGATGATATGATAAATTTACTTTATGAAAATGCAAAAAATTTAGAAATAAATTCGCTTAAAATGCCAAGTGGAGCTGGGCATGATGCTATGCATTTAAAAGGTATTGCAAAAAGCGTTGGAATGATTTTTGTGCCTTGTAAAGATGGTATAAGTCATAATATAAATGAGAGTATTAATTTTAGTGATGCTATAAAAGGAACAAAAATATTAGAAAAAACAATGTTAGTTCTAGCTAGCGAGTAA